From a single Oreochromis niloticus isolate F11D_XX linkage group LG4, O_niloticus_UMD_NMBU, whole genome shotgun sequence genomic region:
- the kank2 gene encoding KN motif and ankyrin repeat domain-containing protein 2 yields the protein MAQVLHMDPGFPGKLNPPAPPSLHAKEQEAPYSVETPYGYRLDLDFLKYVNDIEKGNTIKKVPVQRRPRYGSLPRGYGYTGSWWTSTESLCSNASMDSRHSSYSYCAPGYHTSQRPSFSTARVEKTLLDARRKLEEEKEGRRFSNLGSMHSSVAGSNTSISSAHSFNRSQGGGGSFTPMSSGLSTPVTPTPAHLQHVREQMAAALRKIRELEEQVKTIPVLQVKISVLQEEKRQLSVQLKSQKFLGHTLGFNRSRPRGELYIDIPEEDMSTGKGSNNNKPAGSLSPTTPDGSKQDSGCEIEDTVIVSGVRPDAKREVRTIGVGPEDSRGSRHVGVWVREKDLGLLPETEVLKNQVGQLEGQLKRTMQELQAAQQQVATVQKAPQAEHPVIATSLGWQEPQGCSLHTLVTFTQQRHQRDQRTVGIQVYTLEQPTVVEVGTLLRAETCSSPPIQPAAGGVEDHHRGRTEDAPVELPIAVSSKQVRDVLKSRLSTSVPVANPAIAVASDDRIVHNKEEANESNQSQEGLPKTASSPQLSLRSIMKRKAEGEPGSPSTKKNLQFIGVNGGYESTSSEDSSSESSDEGSDSSEYHEAREKLPESTVQHQQTIHNKDSKQEESTSVPQQNAVKLPAAIPDSSPSQSAAVDTMPSNKAPQSPATDTVVQKCASQPPASDHAIPPSCSSNDSETVKQSSEKHKQVTSTPVSTESTPEQKASLTCSSSPGVTKISDNSQQRYSVQSECKPAAERISNDTATAPSKQVRLELSDSLMLALHALQKALGEPNAFSQQGARAAYTTVLQEWLRVSCHKTADTAVVKAYMDTFASISPQLLEFVINMADGNGNTALHYTVSHSNFPVVKLLLDTGLCNADKQNKAGYTAIMLTALAAFHSDSDLQTVLQLLRTGDVNAKASQAGQTALMLAVSHGRGDMVRALLSCGAQVNIRDDDGSTALMCACEHGHVDIVRQLLSVPGCDATLTDNDGSTALSIALEASQNDIAVLLYAHLNFAKPPSPVSPKSPLLGSSPPAGELK from the exons ATGGCTCAGGTGCTGCATATGGACCCCGGCTTCCCAG GGAAACTCAACCCGCCTGCTCCCCCTTCCCTGCACGCCAAAGAACAGGAGGCGCCCTACTCAGTGGAGACCCCCTATGGCTACCGTCTGGACCTAGACTTCCTCAAATATGTTAACGACATAGAGAAGGGGAACACTATCAAGAAGGTGCCTGTCCAACGCCGGCCACGCTATGGCTCTTTGCCCCGTGGCTATGGCTACACTGGCTCCTGGTGGACCTCCACGGAGTCTCTCTGCTCCAATGCCAGCATGGACAGCCGGCATTCCTCTTACTCCTACTGTGCCCCAGGCTACCATACATCACAAAGGCCCAGCTTCAGTACTGCCCGGGTGGAGAAGACTCTGTTGGATGCTCGCAGGAAGCtggaagaagagaaagaggGACGGAGATTCTCCAATCTTGGCAGCATGCACAGCAGTGTAGCTGGCTCTAACACCTCCATCAGCAGCGCACACAGCTTCAACCGGTCACAGGGTGGAGGTGGATCTTTCACTCCCATGAGCTCTGGCCTGTCCACCCCAGTAACTCCAACCCCAGCTCACTTGCAACATGTCAGGGAGCAGATGGCTGCAGCCCTGAGAAAAATAAGGGAGCTAGAAGAGCAGGTGAAGACAATCCCTGTGCTCCAAGTTAAAATCTCAGTGCTGCAGGAGGAGAAACGGCAGCTCAGTGTCCAGCTGAAGAGCCAGAAGTTTCTGGGCCACACTCTGGGGTTCAACCGAAGTCGTCCCCGAGGGGAGCTCTATATTGACATCCCTGAAGAAGACATGAGCACTGGAAAGGGGAGCAACAACAATAAGCCAGCAGGGTCACTGTCCCCCACCACACCTGATGGGTCCAAGCAAGACTCAGGATGTGAGATTGAGGACACAGTGATTGTGAGTGGAGTGCGACCAGATGCAAAGCGGGAAGTACGCACCATTGGCGTGGGACCAGAGGACTCGAGAGGAAGTCGTCATGTGGGGGTCTGGGTTCGAGAGAAGGATCTGGGGCTGCTACCTGAGACAGAAGTCCTCAAAAATCAAGTGGGTCAGCTTGAGGGTCAACTAAAGAGGACAATGCAGGAGCTACAGGCTGCACAGCAGCAGGTGGCAACAGTCCAGAAGGCCCCTCAGGCAGAGCATCCAGTCATAGCAACGAGCCTGGGCTGGCAGGAGCCTCAAGGCTGCAGCCTGCATACACTAGTCACCTTCACACAGCAACGACACCAGAGGGACCAGAGAACTGTAGGAattcaggtgtacacactggaGCAGCCTACTGTGGTAGAGGTGGGAACACTGCTCCGAGCAGAGACCTGCAGCTCCCCCCCCATTCAGCCAGCTGCTGGAGGTGTGGAAGACCACCACAGAGGGCGAACTGAAG ATGCTCCAGTTGAGCTGCCGATTGCAGTCAGCTCTAAGCAGGTACGCGATGTCTTGAAGAGCAGGTTGTCCACCTCAGTACCTGTAGCTAATCCTGCCATTGCTGTTGCATCTGATGATCGGATTGTGCATAATAAGGAAGAAGCAAATGAGTCTAACCAATCACAAGAAGGCTTACCTAAGACAG CTTCATCTCCCCAATTGTCTCTGAGATCAATTATGAAGCGGAAAGCAGAAGGTGAACCAGGCTCGCCCTCTACGAAGAAAAACCTACAGTTTATTGGAGTCAATGGAGG CTACGAGTCCACATCCTCAGAAGATAGCAGCAGTGAGAGCTCAGATGAAGGAAGTGACTCTAGTGAATATCATGAAGCCAGAGAAAAACTTCCAGAGTCTACAGTCCAGCACCAGCAGACAATACACAACAAGGATTCCAAGCAAGAAGAAAGCACCAGTGTACCTCAGCAAAATGCTGTCAAACTACCAGCTGCCATTCCAGACTCAAGTCCCAGCCAGTCTGCAGCTGTAGACACAATGCCATCAAACAAAGCACCTCAGTCACCAGCGACAGACACTGTGGTGCAAAAATGTGCCTCACAGCCACCAGCATCAGACCACGCCATACCTCCTTCATGTTCATCAAATGATTCTGAGACTGTCAAACAATCATCAGAAAAGCACAAACAGGTCACCTCCACACCAGTTAGCACTGAATCCACTCCTGAGCAAAAGGCTTCACTTACCTGTTCTTCATCACCTGGTGTCACTAAAATCAGTGATAACTCCCAGCAGCGGTACAGCGTCCAGTCAGAATGCAAACCAGCAGCTGAACGTATTTCAAATGACACTGCGACAGCGCCTTCAAAACAAGTCAG ACTGGAGCTGAGTGACAGCCTGATGTTAGCTTTGCATGCCCTGCAGAAAGCCCTGGGGGAACCTAATGCCTTCAGCCAACAAGGAGCA AGGGCAGCTTACACCACAGTGCTGCAAGAGTGGCTACGTGTGTCCTGCCACAAAACGGCCGACACAGCTGTTGTCAAGGCCTACATGGACACCTTCGCCTCAATCTCCCCTCAGCTGCTGGAGTTTGTCATAAATATGGCTGACGGCAACGGGAATACAGCCCTTCACTACACTGTCTCCCACTCCAACTTTCCCGTGGTGAAACTTCTGCTGGACACTG GCTTGTGTAACGCTGACAAGCAGAACAAGGCGGGCTACACAGCCATCATGCTGACGGCTCTGGCTGCCTTCCACTCGGACAGTGACCTTCAAACTGTCCTGCAGCTGCTGCGCACAGGGGATGTCAATGCCAAGGCCAGCCAG GCTGGACAGACAGCGCTGATGCTGGCAGTCAGTCATGGTAGAGGGGACATGGTGCGAGCGCTGCTGTCCTGCGGGGCACAAGTTAACATCCGCGATGACGACGGCTCCACTGCACTCATGTGTGCCTGTGAACATGGTCATGTGGACATTGTGCGTCAGCTGCTATCAGTGCCAGGATGTGATGCCACTCTCACTGATAAT GATGGCAGCACTGCTCTGTCCATTGCCCTTGAAGCCAGTCAGAATGACATCGCTGTGCTTCTGTACGCTCACCTCAACTTTGCAAAGCCTCCATCCCCT